The Salvelinus fontinalis isolate EN_2023a chromosome 36, ASM2944872v1, whole genome shotgun sequence genome window below encodes:
- the zgc:85858 gene encoding stress-associated endoplasmic reticulum protein 1, with protein sequence MSAVQRMKVANEKHSKTITQRGHVQKTTRVVNEEKSPVGPWLLALFVFVVCGSAIFQIIQSIRQGL encoded by the exons ATGTCGGCGGTCCAACGGATGAAAGTGGCTAACGAGAAACACAGCAAGACCATAACGCAGCGAGGACACGTCCAGAAAACCACG CGGGTGGTGAATGAGGAGAAGTCTCCTGTTGGTCCCTGGCTACTGGCTCTCTTTGTCTTTGTTGTGTGTGGATCAG ccATCTTCCAGATTATCCAGAGTATCAGGCAGGGGTTGTGA